Sequence from the Diadema setosum chromosome 18, eeDiaSeto1, whole genome shotgun sequence genome:
CCTGGTATGAGAGTGTTTTCTTTGTCTCCACGATACTGGTGTTGAAGCAGTGTCTCTTACCTGCGATGGCCCTTCCTGTCATTCTGCAATGATGAAGTCACTGGGGGGCAACCTGAACATCCAGGGGATGGATCAATCTTTTCCCCATCCGGCAAACtcaaatgttcatgtgcatgtCATCTTAGATGTTTGCCACATGTTAAAACTTCTTAGGAATTCATTCGCAGATGGAGGGATTCTGAAAACATCGGATGGTCAAAGCATCAAGTGAGAGTACATAGAAGAACTAAACAAGCTTCGACAGGCAGAAGGCATCAGGCTTAGTAATAAACTGAAAAGTGCCCACATCTGTGAACCCAGAAGGCAAGAAATCATCCACCTATTCATTCTGCGGAGCTGCTCACTACATAGACAAAGTGTCTGTCctttgcaaaatttcatcttcaGGCAAGAAGAATTCATCCTGAAGAATGGACTCTGCTACGGTTGTTTGCAGAGAGGACAGATTATGAGCAGGACTTGTCGAAGCAGGCTGAGATGTGCAAACGGCAAGGGAGAACATCCTACGCTACTCCATGGTGACACCAGACAGATGTTCAGCACTGACAGCAcaaagacagacacacagacaggaCCTGACAAACCAACGAGCAATCAGACAGAGCAAGAGGCTACAAGCTCCTGCTTAAGAAGTGACCACATGAATGATGCTGGAGAGAGGTTGACATACGCCTTGCTGGATACAGTCAGACACCGCGTTCTTGCTGAAATCTATCAAAGATGAGATGGGGATACACAGTACAAAGGTCAACTTGCAGCTATCTGCACTTTCAATGAAGGACCAGAGGATAACCAGCGAACGTGTGGAAGAACTGCGTGTACGAGCACACGATGGCAAGGGCAAGATAGCCTTACCACCAACTTACACACGTGGCATCATGCCTGCTGATTGCTCTTGTGTGCCGACAACCAAGACTGGGCAGTCCCTTCCCCACCTGTACAACCTTAGCAGCAAGATCATGCCTCTTCAAGACTGCAACACAGGCCTATTGATTGGCTATGATTGTGCAAGAGCATTGATGCCCAGAGAGGTGATTCTTGCGCCATGCAACAATGGACCATACGGCATACGCACAGATCTTGGATGGAGCATTGTAGGAACAATACGTCCTGACTACATTTGCGAAGATGACGACTACATCAGCACCAGTCACAGGGCAATGGCCAGGGAAATCACCAAAACCTTGGTCAAAGACAGaagggaagttttttttttgtcctgagAAGATGACAACCAAGGAGGAAATCACTCCCCATCAAGTAAAGAGCATCATGGAAGCTGACCTTTCTGATGTGAGCAACAAAGGGCAGCACTCTCTCAGAATGACTTCCAATTCCTCAATATCTTGGATAAAGAAATTCACAATGTACCAGTAAAGGGAAGGAGTGAAGGAATGTTTCATGGTAGACCTATGAAGGAATGCTACAGATGAAATAGGAACCAGACCTTctgaaggaatgatacatatAGAGTGACAGAATAGAGAGGAAGGTGATTCTGAGATATTGCAATCCCTAATAAAGTGCGACATTCCCgtaaaaacattttgtctcTGTTGAATTCTTTGTGTGATCGACCACAACTAAACTTACACTGCTGCTAGTGCCGGGGGATAAAATCGCATTGCACGGCAatggacatttctagttgtttctTCACAATAACActaaaacttggaaaaagtgcaatttgtcattttaAAGTTGATGTACTCAGTCACGCATGACACTTGTCAACATAATTTGGTATCAacggaaagaggaagagttcccctttcctcgCAACTAACACTGCGCTCTCCATTGATGACAATTAcgaaatagtagccctccaaagttggattactttTTTATATACGCTTTGTATATAAATTCAATTTACAATGGCAATTATTCAAGACAAATAGCCTGTCTATCAGCTAAACATATTTCTCCAAATTGCCAGAGAGATTTATCAGATTGGAATTTTAACTAcatgcagtgggtactgcttaacctgttgaggacgagtcctgagtatactctggcaagtgtctatgggaagtctgtgttgaagcaaaatcaaactgtcctcaatgggttaattattcaaattcatcaatttgaatGGTTATGTCATACCCGCTGCATACTGTAAGGAAAAGAACAAGCCACTGACTGTCGAGCAGTAACTTGGCGGTCTAGTGGATAAGATGCCTGTCCTGTaatcaggaggttgtaggtccgaatcctgcttgagtatgcagtctcatgatttcttttgtcatgcctgctattacataaaacaaaaccGCTCCATTCTGTGCTCATTTACATCAATACAGGGCAATGTtccaatcagttgcaatacaaACAATATAATGGAAGTATTTGATAAATTTGAAAATGGTAAATGATTCTAAGTAATGAAACTGTAGCACAAACTACATTCTGTACAGCATTCATCTTCAGAATGTACAGCAAATTGTGATgtaataccaggaaaattattccctgaacTGTAAGAGGTACTACTAGGTGACTACTGTCCTCTAAAGTATACGTAACTTCTTAACAGACTTGTTGGTTTATGCGCATTAAATGTCAGCATCCACTCATCTAAAAGAGATGCTTTAAATACTAGTTTATCATCCTCCTATAACTGTATTTCATCCCACAATCCCAACCCAGAGGGCCAAAATACTTACTATTGCCATGGAAAGCATCAACAGTTTGGCAGCACTCATGCTAGAATCCTCGCTACGTAGCTTGCTCTTATTCCTGACTGAGCTCAGGGTGACACCATGCATGAGGTCTTCAGAGCCACGGAGGAATGCTTCTCTTGCACCGGGCATGGCATGGGGTCCCACAAGGCGATAGCACGGGGGATATATTGGCTTGAAGAAGAAACTGAAGGCAAGTTTGGGATCGGTGAAGGCAAGCTTCCACAGACTTGGCAGGGCACCGATTTCACGAGCCAGTCTGTCTTGGTACTCTGGAGGAAGGATCTGTGGATGTTAGGCAATCAGCATGGAGAGtgacaaaaagaagaagtaaaaaaaaaaaaaaaaatgttaatattCATAGTGGCTGCTATCTCTTTGTGAGCCACAGTATACTGAGACTGAAATTGTTTGATGGAGAAACTGATGAACTACAGTAAATCAAGATATTGCTCCTTTCGCTTTTAAGTTAAAGAAATAACCACACATTAAAACTACCCTATCAAGACTTGAATGGTGCATAACAGCTGAGAAATACTTTACCTAACTGATACATTGTTAAAGTTTATCTAGTGATACCTATCTTGACTGATTCAACTGACAGCATGGTTTACTACGAGGTTACAGAATACAGGATGTGATGAGTTCACAGTAGTGACTCAAAAGATCATCCAAAGACTCACAGGATTGGATGATGCAAAAAGAGACTGCAGTTGTAAGTTTATTTACCAAGACTCGTGAGATGAGCTTTGAGTTTATTCAGAGGTATATGGGGGAAGTCATGACTTGACAGTTTAATTCATTAGATGCTGAACTGATGCACTGACTATCATTAGAGTGTCAAAAGACTGATGTCATGAGTGGAGGTCAATTGCTCATGCATACCTCATATTAAAGTGATTCACAAGTTTATAAACTAACAGTGCGTTGACTAATTATGGTAGGAGTTTGTCTGGATTGACTCAAAATATTGTGATTGAGATGCATAAAGGATTGTAGAGGAGTAGTGTTCTGAGTTCATTGCAGTGTATCACGAGGCAATATACCAGCTGATTCAGGAGTTCAGAATGGTGACTTCAGAATTGACCACTCTTACTCAGTCCATGAGGTGACCCTGGATTGATTCTAGCGGCCAATGAACAGCAGTACCTAGAAGTTGATACCACCTCAGGATCTCAGTGATGCTGAAAGTAAGCCAGCACTGCGTCAACAGAGGGATAATCTGCCTCTGATGTTACGTATGTtatgaaaaaaatcatatcaaccTATCATGATACAAGTATTGCATCTCAGAGTAGTGAACAGTGCTTCAATCAATGCACTTGAAGGTTGAGGCACTGAATTGGTGGGCAAGTCAATGAGTGACTGATGATTACAGGAAGGTGCCTTACCAGAGGTCTATGTCGACCAAACTGCTTGAAAATTCTATCCCGCCTGGCCTGGATGTCGGACATCATTTCTGGCAGACTGGGCAACTTGGCTTCTCCCTTGAACACCTTGGTAGCATAGCGGGCTTGCAGTTCAGAAACAGATCCTGTGGCACCACGCGTCACAATGAATCCGACGGCCCCCATGGTGTGGTGGGTCAGGCGTGGTGGGAGGACGTGGAGATACAGGTCTAGCTGGCCTAAGTCATCTGCAAGAGTCAGCCATTGCACAAATGATATCATCACTTTTATCTGTTATATGCCACGCATATACAGTTgtacctttgaactttgaaagcaaatatacatgtagaagaTGTAATTCCATCAAGTTTGGCAGACCAGGTGTCAGTTTGCAATCTTTAGAAAAACCTGTTTAAGAATCACTGTATTTATgatttgaaatacattgtatacaaatgtgatacacatgtatattctctgacatcttttttttttccatttccaataGTCTCAGAGTAGTAATTTCATGGTCAAAGTTAAGGAGACTTTAAATAAAACTTTCTCATTATGGTTTTCACATTAGTATCACATCACTTACACACCAATGTTGACTGAAAGCAAGTTGGAAAAGTACTTTGAGGAGTTACTTATAGTGTTTATGTCACATCAAATCTCAAGTTAGGATAGAGATTTGCCTTGATAAGTGTTTTAAGATTACAGCATATGATCACAAGTGTTCCCCTTAGTAGCATTCAAGCCTGTGGTTTCCAGCTACAATTGTCTTGCTGATACTGTGTTTAACTGATTCAAATCTAATATCTCACCTGAGAGGATTTCATCATCAACAAATGGAATTTTCAAATTGTAGCCGGTGGCAAATATCACGCAGTCCACGTCATCCATCTCCTTTCCGTCGTCAaagatgacctttgacccttggaAGCTCTGGATCCCACTCCTGACGCTGATTCGGCCACTCATGATATCCATGGGGAGGCGGTCGTTGATCATGGCACTGCTGTTGAGAAGAGGCGTCTGCCGTCGAAGCCCTAGGCCATCCCAGTCCTGTATTGACTCCACCATTTTGTCCGTCATGTGCCGGACCAGCCAGGAGGGGATGAAACCTGTCCATCGTTTGTTGAGCATAATATCCACTGGCTGCTTGCTTAGCACACGAGGAATAATCCAAGCCCCCTTCCTTAGGCTGATTAAGACCTTTCAACACAACAAACAGGTAATGTATAATTTCATGTACTATTCATATACTTAtcagaatggggggggggggggttcagcaATTGTTGCCACAATAACCCAAAATGCGTAGTCTTTACAGCTGAATATGTTTGCTTGAGTTAAATTTTGAGCAGATGACATAAaatctatataatatatgtgcCGTATATTTTGTGAACATATTTCATGAATCTGGATTTTCAAGCTAATTTCAAAAGTGGATGAATTTGCTATGAAGAACAACAGTGCTAGAATGAGAAGTATTATTGCTTTTCAAAGACCAGGGTAAGTatttactgtacgagctgaaattttcgcggtggttttattttcgcaaatttcgcgaatcgcctttgaaccgcgaaaataacaacatgcgaacagataagcacagttagacctcgcaaccgcgaaattaacaacacgtgaaaatgttctcctagtagcaattcgcgaaaatatctgtacgcgaaaatttcagctcgtacagtactcaCTTTGGAGACTGCATAATTTGCAATCATGTTGCacaagtcaatatttttgtgtgtaagTCATTTTGCGCATCCACATTGACTCCCTGTTAATCAAATAGTATAGAAACGCACACATGCAGTGCTACATGCACTTTTATACTCTTTGCTATTAATCTTGTGCGGGGGGGGACAAAACTGAACAGctaacataaaatgcaagctgtTTGTCTATAAACATGTAAATGTCTGTCTTgatctgtttctctctctctttggacACTGCTGGAGATTGTTACCTTTTTCGCATGATCAGCACATAAAACTGCAACATCCCCAGCAGAATGGCCAGCACCTGTCAAaccattgacaaaaaaaaaataggagcaTTAAGAACAAAACTTACAGATTGAAATAAAACTTCAGTCCATGTCTACCTTGACTGGAATAGACAGAGTAAAATCATGAGGACTGTATAAAATGCTGGCAAGTGTTGATTACCTAtctcatgttttcatgaaaaggtGATATTGGTCACCACGGACATGAATAAGAATGGTGATGATACCATTACCTCATATGTTTTCTTTTAACCGGCAAAAAAATTGCCCCTCAATGCAAATTCTGTTGTTTATTTGGTCAAAgctgcagagactccaacctcAACCTCTATGTAAATGGAAAATTCTCCTGCCTGGACCTACGAGTAAATAGGAGAGACTGATCCTGTGATCATGTCAACACATGACATCAATTTCAATTCCAGGGCCCTAAAGCAGGTTCTGGAAGctcttgaataaaaacaaattctTTGGTGCTATCTTGGCTTAATTTGGAACATACAAGGCATGACCAATGCTGGCCCTGAGGAAGCTCTAACGTTCTAAGCCACAGGATAAGTGGACAATACAGCTAGATCGGGAGAAATCAAAACTCAAGTTGAAGAGCAGCagactttgagaaagaggtcttaaagggactgcacagtactggttgaggtggggattcatgttttgaacattcctaagtgagttAGTGAAaagcctcctatgaaatatgaaagagcatgtaattttaaggattcaacatttatttgatgaaaattggttctcaaacggccgagatatccaaaaaagtgctaataataaaaggcgacatgccacaactttataaggatttctttatttcaccttgtttttgga
This genomic interval carries:
- the LOC140241424 gene encoding flavin-containing monooxygenase 5-like — protein: MKRVAVIGAGVSGLVSIKTCLEEGLEPVCFEQTSDIGGVWNFQEEEGVDPHGPPYIYRGLVTNVCKPMMAFSDFPFPPGWPPYLQGEDVFKYYVDYANHFDLWKNIRFNTRVIQVEKADDFEKTGRWIVRSQCKDEDVKTEVFDAVMVCSGFYSSGFIPDYPGLAEFKGQVLHTCQFRRGSDFKDKTVLVVGAGHSAGDVAVLCADHAKKVLISLRKGAWIIPRVLSKQPVDIMLNKRWTGFIPSWLVRHMTDKMVESIQDWDGLGLRRQTPLLNSSAMINDRLPMDIMSGRISVRSGIQSFQGSKVIFDDGKEMDDVDCVIFATGYNLKIPFVDDEILSDDLGQLDLYLHVLPPRLTHHTMGAVGFIVTRGATGSVSELQARYATKVFKGEAKLPSLPEMMSDIQARRDRIFKQFGRHRPLILPPEYQDRLAREIGALPSLWKLAFTDPKLAFSFFFKPIYPPCYRLVGPHAMPGAREAFLRGSEDLMHGVTLSSVRNKSKLRSEDSSMSAAKLLMLSMAIISARTRCLTVSSKAYVNLSPASFMWSLLKQELVASCSV